The following are from one region of the Platichthys flesus chromosome 2, fPlaFle2.1, whole genome shotgun sequence genome:
- the slc6a22.2 gene encoding solute carrier family 6 member 22, tandem duplicate 2 — protein MNVETKPQEREQWASKVEFILAVAGHVIGLGNVWRFPYLCYKNGGGAFFIPYILFLFTCGIPLFFLESSLGQFTSHGGITCWRKICPLFEGLGYGSQIVALYTGVYYIIILAWAFLYLFSSFKSELPWASCSNSWNTAWCLDHGPNQTSSLLLYGNSTSSVVEFWERRILGLSSGIEHIGNIRWDLALCLLLAWTLCYFCVWNGVKSTGKVVYFTATFPYVMLVVLLVRGLTLPGAKDGIMYYLYPDLSRLTDPEVWMDAGSQVFYSFGVCTGVLTSLGSYNKYNNNCYKDCLYLCLLNSLTSFVAGVAIFSVLGFMAKEQNVDISMVAESGPGLAFIAYPRAVALMPFPQLWAVAFFIMIIFLGLDSEFVYQEALVTTISDMYPSVFHNRCRRKLLLLAINAGSFFIGLLMVSEGGLYIFQLFDHYAASGMTLLFFAVLESVCIGWVYGAGRHYDNIKDMIGYQPWPFMKYCWQYFTAAICTCTLLFTVIRYTPLKFNNTYEYPWWGYTIGGFLALSSTLMVPLWMLYAVSVTPGTVRQRLKVLCTPAKDLPSTALKKASHPESFQTFTDLCTLRKTDIPDNREDGAQRTSAI, from the exons ATGAATGTTGAAA CCAAACCTCAGGAGAGGGAACAGTGGGCCAGTAAGGTGGAATTCATCCTGGCAGTGGCCGGACATGTTATTGGTTTGGGAAACGTCTGGAGGTTTCCATATCTTTGCTACAAAAACGGAGGAG gagctTTCTTCATTCCGTATATTTTGTTCTTATTCACCTGTGGAATACCGCTCTTCTTCCTGGAGAGCTCTTTGGGCCAATTCACCAGTCACGGTGGAATCACGTGTTGGAGAAAAATCTGCCCTCTGTTTGAAG GTTTAGGCTATGGGAGTCAAATCGTTGCCTTGTACACTGGGGTGTATTACATCATTATACTGGCATGGGCGTTTCTCTacctgttttcctctttcaaGTCGGAGCTCCCATGGGCCAGCTGCAGCAACAGCTGGAACACAG CTTGGTGTTTGGACCACGGCCCCAATCaaacctcctctctgctcctgtacgGAAATAGCACCTCTTCAGTTGTAGAGTTTTGGGA GAGGAGAATCTTGGGCCTGTCCAGTGGAATTGAGCATATTGGAAATATTCGTTGGGACTTGGCCCTTTGTCTTCTTCTTGCCTGGACATTGTGTTACTTCTGCGTCTGGAATGGAGTGAAGTCCACAGGAAAG GTGGTCTACTTCACGGCCACATTTCCGTATGTGatgctggtggtgctgctggtccGTGGGCTGACTCTACCGGGGGCGAAAGACGGGATTATGTACTACCTCTACCCTGACCTGTCCCGCCTCACTGATCCAGAG GTGTGGATGGATGCTGGCAGCCAGGTCTTCTACTCCTTTGGAGTTTGCACAGGGGTTCTGACATCTTTGGGAAGTTACAACAAGTACAACAACAACTGCTACAA AGACTGTCTCTACTTGTGCCTGTTGAACAGCCTCACCAGCTTTGTAGCTGGCGTCGCCATCTTCTCTGTGCTCGGCTTCATGGCAAAGGAGCAGAATGTGGATATATCGATGGTGGCTGAATCAG GTCCAGGTTTGGCTTTTATCGCCTACCCTCGAGCTGTGGCTCTCATGCCATTTCCTCAGCTCTGGGCTGTTGCCTTCTTCATCATGATCATCTTCCTGGGATTAGACAGCGAG TTTGTTTATCAAGAAGCTCTGGTCACGACCATCTCCGACATGTATCCCTCAGTCTTTCACAACCGCTGTCGACGTAAACTCCTTCTTCTCGCCATCAATGCTGGAAGTTTCTTTATTGGTCTTCTGATGGTATCAGAG GGAGGCCTTTATATTTTCCAGCTGTTTGACCACTACGCCGCCAGTGGGATGACGCTCCTGTTTTTTGCTGTTCTAGAATCTGTCTGTATTGGATGGGTCTATG GTGCTGGCCGTCACTATGACAACATCAAGGACATGATTGGATATCAACCCTGGCCTTTTATGAAATATTGTTGGCAGTACTTCACAGCAGCCATCTGTACT TGTACATTACTCTTCACTGTGATAAGGTACACGCCACTCAAATTCAACAACACGTATGAATACCCCTGGTGGGGCTACACTATAGGAGGATTTCTTGCTCTGTCGTCAACACTTATGGTTCCTCTGTGGATGCTGTATGCTGTCAGTGTCACTCCTGGAACAGTGAGACAG CGACTTAAAGTTCTGTGCACTCCAGCCAAAGACTTACCCAGCACAGCATTAAAGAAAGCATCACATCCTGAGTCCTTCCAGACGTTCACAGACTTGTGTACACTCCGCAAGACAGACATCCCTGACAACAGAGAGGACGGCGCTCAGAGAACATCTGCAATTTAA
- the LOC133967505 gene encoding sodium- and chloride-dependent GABA transporter 2-like — MDETNSSEVKFRLNKAPAHSTSITTARGQWSNKIEFLLAVAGQIIGLGNVWRFPYLCYKNGGGVFFIPYVLFFITCGIPLFLLETSLGQYTKQGGITCWKKICPLFEGIGYGSHLVVLYSSIYYIIILAWAFLYLFSSFNSELPWASCRNIWNTETCVEFDKKADSYNWTVPENATSPVREFWERRVLNLSGDINELGSIRWELALCLLLSWVICYFCVWKGVKSTGKVVYFTATFPYLMMIALLIRGVTLPGALDGIKYYLYPDPSRLADPQVWMDAGTQIFYSYAICIGCLIALGSYNKYDNNCYKDCVYLCLLNSGTSFVAGFAIFSALGFMAYEQNTHISLVAESGPGLAFIAYPRAVAMMPFPQLWAFFFFIMIILLGLDSEFVGLEALVTGISDINPAFFHVGHRRKLLLLAISVVSFLIGLVMVTDGGLYIFQLFDYYACSGMTLLLFAIVQSVSVGWVYGADRFFGNIEDMIGYKPLPLIKYCLKYVTPVVCLGTFIFSLIKHTPLKFNNTTEYPWWGYALGWWFTLSSTLMVPIWMVYNLCTTPGTLRQRISILSTPADDLPLSISEKKALELLDLSSPPDSVMS; from the exons ATGGATGAGACCAACAGTTCAGAAGTCAAGTTCAGGCTGAACAAGGCTCCAGCTCATTCTACGTCCATCACCACGGCCAGAGGACAGTGGTCGAATAAAATTGAGTTCCTCTTGGCTGTTGCAGGACAAATCATTGGCCTGGGAAATGTTTGGAGATTTCCTTACCTGTGCTACAAAAATGGCGGAG GTGTGTTCTTCATCCCGTATGTACTCTTCTTTATTACCTGTGGCATCCCCCTGTTTCTGCTGGAGACCTCTCTTGGCCAGTACACCAAACAGGGGGGTATTACCTGCTGGAAGAAAATCTGTCCTCTGTTTGAAG gGATAGGTTATGGCAGTCACTTAGTTGTTTTGTACTCTAGCATTTATTACATCATCATCCTGGCGTGGGCCTTCCTGtatcttttctcttcctttaacTCTGAGCTTCCTTGGGCGAGTTGCAGAAACATTTGGAACACAG AGACGTGTGTGGAGTTCGATAAAAAAGCTGATTCTTACAACTGGACTGTGCCAGAAAATGCAACGTCACCTGTGAGAGAGTTTTGGGA GAGAAGGGTTTTGAATCTCTCAGGAGACATCAATGAATTGGGCAGCATACGATGGGAGTTAGCTCTGtgccttctgttgtcctgggtCATCTGTTACTTCTGCGTCTGGAAGGGAGTGAAGTCCACGGGGAAG GTGGTTTACTTCACTGCTACGTTTCCATATTTGATGATGATAGCGTTGCTCATTCGTGGAGTCACGTTGCCTGGGGCCTTAGACGGGATCAAATACTACCTTTACCCAGATCCTTCCCGCCTCGCTGATCCACAG GTATGGATGGATGCTGGCACGCAGATATTTTATTCCTATGCTATTTGCATCGGATGTCTAATTGCACTTGGCAGTTATAATAAGTACGACAATAACTGCTACAA gGACTGTGTATATTTGTGCCTTCTGAACAGTGGGACCAGTTTTGTTGCAGGCTTTGCCATCTTCTCTGCACTGGGATTCATGGCGTatgagcaaaacacacacatatcactAGTTGCAGAGTCAG GTCCTGGCCTAGCGTTCATTGCCTATCCCCGAGCAGTCGCCATGATGCCTTTTCCTCAGCTCTgggcatttttctttttcataatgATCATCCTCTTGGGTCTGGACAGTGAG ttcgtAGGTCTAGAAGCTCTCGTCACAGGAATTTCCGACATAAATCCGGCCTTCTTCCACGTTGGTCACCGCCGCAAACTTCTTCTGCTTGCTATCAGTGTTGTCAGTTTCTTGATTGGCCTTGTGATGGTGACAGAC GGTGGACTGTACATCTTCCAGTTGTTTGACTACTATGCCTGCAGTGGGatgactctgctcctctttgcCATAGTGCAGTCTGTCAGTGTTGGATGGGTGTATG GTGCAGACCGTTTTTTTGGAAACATTGAGGACATGATTGGATACAAGCCTCTGCCTTTGATTAAGTACTGTTTGAAATATGTCACTCCAGTAGTCTGCCTG ggaacatttattttctctttaatcAAACACACTCCTTTGAAGTTCAACAACACCACCGAGTATCCATGGTGGGGTTATGCTCTCGGCTGGTGGTTCACTCTCTCCTCTACACTCATGGTTCCCATCTGGATGGTGTACAATCTGTGCACAACTCCTGGTACACTACGACAG AGGATCTCCATCTTGTCTACTCCAGCTGACGACCTTCCTCTGTCCATCTCAGAGAAAAAAGCTCTGGAACTGCTCGACTTGAGTTCCCCTCCTGACAGCGTTATGTCCTAG
- the fkbp5 gene encoding peptidyl-prolyl cis-trans isomerase FKBP5: MTTDQDLPMDAQSAKAIFAAKGIDITPNKDQGVIKVVKRPGLNGNQPMIGDRVTVHYTGKLLTGKKFDCSRDRKEPFCFNLGKGQVLKAWDISVLSMQEGEVCTLLCKPEYAYGSLGSPNKIPRNSLIVFEMELLKFEGEKLTDDGGIIRRIKVKGEGYTNPNDGATVKVHLEGSCAGRLFDCRDVTFVVGEAEDKGIPLGVDRAMDKMQRGECCVLYLQPKYGFGSEGKSEYKVGPDKDLVYEVSLKEFQSAKESWEMDLIEKLDLAVGVKHKGNQYFKAGRIFQAVIQYQRIVSWLEMECGTGMDQQKKIQDVIVTAHLNLALCFLRMKEFSQVVENCNKVIEIEEHNEKALYRRGEARLHRNEFSLALVDFQLVLQFNPSNRAARAQISVCQSKMKEHHEQDKKTYANMFQKFAERDAKTGKPKRRRNESTRSIMNGEVGIKRRRSSQDCPSYQ, translated from the exons ATGACCACTGATCAGGATTTACCTATGGATGCCCAGTCAGCCAAAGCCATATTTGCGGCAAAGGGCATCGATATAACACCCAACAAAGACCAAGGAGTCATCAAG GTCGTGAAGCGTCCAGGATTAAATGGAAACCAACCGATGATTGGAGACAGAGTGACTGTACACTACACTGGAAAGCTGCTCACAGGGAAGAAGTTTGACTGCAGTCGAGATCGTAAAGAACCTTTTTGCTTCAATCTGGGAAAAG GACAAGTCCTCAAGGCGTGGGACATCAGTGTGCTGTCCATGCAGGAAGGAGAGGTGTGCACGTTACTGTGTAAACCAGAATACGCGTATGGATCTTTAGGAAGTCCCAACAAAATCCCTCGCAACTCCCTCATAGTGTTTGAG atggagctgctcaAGTTCGAAGGAGAGAAGCTCACGGATGACGGCGGCATCATTAGAAGAATAAAGGTCAAAGGGGAGGGATACACAAATCCCAATGACGGAGCAACTGTAAAAG TGCACCTGGAGGGGAGCTGTGCTGGTCGACTGTTTGACTGCAGGGACGTCACCTTCGTTGTCGGTGAGGCCGAAGATAAAGGCATTCCGCTGGGAGTCGACCGAGCCATGGACAAGATGCAGAGAGGGGAGTGCTGTGTACTTTACCTACAACCAAA GTATGGATTTGGAAGCGAAGGTAAATCCGAGTACAAAGTTGGACCAGACAAAGACCTTGTTTACGAAGTCTCCCTCAAAGAGTTTCAAAGT GCAAAAGAGTCCTGGGAAATGGATTTGATTGAGAAGCTGGATTTGGCTGTTGGCGTGAAACATAAAGGGAATCAGTATTTTAAG GCTGGGAGAATCTTCCAGGCCGTCATCCAGTACCAGCGCATTGTTTCCTGGCTGGAGATGGAGTGTGGTACTGGGATGGATCAGCAGAAGAAGATACAAGACGTTATCGTGACGGCCCACCTTAATTTAGCATTGTGTTTCCTGCGGATGAAGGAGTTCTCCCAAGTAGTGGAGAACTGCAATAAG GTGATTGAGATTGAAGAGCACAACGAGAAAGCTCTGTACCGTCGTGGGGAGGCACGTCTCCACCGCAACGAGTTCAGCCTCGCTCTGGTAGACTTTCAGCTGGTGCTTCAATTCAACCCCTCGAATCGAGCGGCCCGGGCTCAGATTTCCGTCTGTCAGAGCAAGATGAAGGAACATCACGAACAGGACAAGAAGACCTATGCTAACATGTTCCAGAAATTTGCTGAACGGGACGCCAAG ACTGGGAAACCGAAGAGGAGGCGGAATGAGAGCACGAGGAGCATCATGAACGGAGAAGTGGGAATCAAACGGCGGCGGAGTAGTCAGGACTGCCCGTCGTACCAGTGA